One genomic window of Glycine soja cultivar W05 chromosome 9, ASM419377v2, whole genome shotgun sequence includes the following:
- the LOC114367706 gene encoding uncharacterized protein LOC114367706, which yields MDIQNQSEDHVLREYYLNNKQFLKRTWQFVLSVSVFSVFVWYSSGLSIHPQSFNAYFSTCLFYSMITHTLERKYMFLICNGILAFVAKTSLRTSNSSDSADSFDHLQNLSETKTTAVSDMVVVPLGSFESPENVPLMVEEQQGENNEEVSEADEDQEESHITEEEDIKEEDEEGEAESEAEVAQDYELEETTTTNEELVNTEELNRKFEEFIRKMKEEIRIEAQRQLIAV from the coding sequence ATGGATATTCAAAATCAAAGTGAGGATCATGTCCTTAGGGAATATTATTTAAACAACAAACAGTTTTTGAAAAGAACTTGGCAGTTTGTTCTCTCAGTGTctgtgttttctgtttttgtttggtACTCTTCTGGCCTTTCCATACATCCTCAGTCCTTCAATGCCTACTTCTCCACGTGCCTTTTCTACTCCATGATCACTCACACCCTTGAGAGGAAATACATGTTTCTCATTTGTAATGGAATCCTTGCATTTGTAGCCAAAACCTCACTCAGGACGTCGAACTCTTCAGATTCTGCTGACAGCTTTGACCACCTTCAAAATCTGTCAGAGACAAAGACAACAGCAGTTTCTGACATGGTTGTTGTCCCTTTGGGAAGTTTTGAATCCCCAGAGAATGTTCCTCTTATGGTTGAAGAACAACAAGGGGAGAACAATGAAGAAGTTTCAGAAGCTGATGAAGATCAAGAAGAATCTCACATTACAGAAGAAGAGGATATCAAAGAGGAggatgaagaaggagaagcagAAAGTGAGGCTGAGGTTGCACAAGATTATGAACTagaagaaacaacaacaacaaatgaagAGTTAGTAAATACAGAAGAACTGAACAGAAAGTTTGAAGAGTTCATAAGGAAAATGAAGGAAGAGATCAGAATTGAAGCTCAAAGACAGCTTATTGCAGTTTAG